From Corynebacterium sp. BD556, the proteins below share one genomic window:
- the fmt gene encoding methionyl-tRNA formyltransferase has protein sequence MRLVFAGTPEPAVVALQKLIDSEHEVVAVLTRPDARRGRGRSLHASPVKALAREQGIEVLTPETLRDNEAIRARLTQLAPDAIPVVAYGNLIPQDMLDIAPHGWVNLHFSKLPAWRGAAPVQAAIRNGDEKTGVTVFRINEGLDTGDILAIKEEEIRRSDTADDLLTRLAYRGADLLVETMTALDNGTAVATPQPEKGTYAPKLATADARVDWAKPAKEVDRLIRAYTPGPGAWTTWQDARIKVGPVTTTDTKQLQPGHVQVGRSSVVVGTGSFDVVLGLIQPPGKKMMEANAWVRGLAADVVDEGVVFE, from the coding sequence ATGCGCCTGGTGTTTGCCGGAACCCCTGAACCAGCGGTGGTGGCTTTGCAAAAATTGATTGACTCGGAGCATGAGGTCGTCGCGGTGCTGACACGACCCGATGCGCGCCGCGGCCGGGGTCGCAGCCTGCACGCCTCGCCGGTCAAAGCCTTGGCGCGTGAGCAGGGGATTGAGGTGCTCACGCCGGAAACTCTGCGCGACAACGAAGCGATCCGGGCAAGGCTTACCCAGCTCGCCCCAGATGCGATCCCCGTTGTTGCCTACGGCAACCTGATTCCGCAAGACATGCTGGATATCGCCCCGCACGGCTGGGTCAATTTGCACTTTTCAAAGCTGCCCGCCTGGCGCGGAGCGGCCCCGGTCCAAGCAGCGATCCGCAATGGTGACGAAAAAACCGGCGTGACAGTCTTTCGCATCAACGAAGGACTCGATACCGGTGACATTTTGGCGATAAAGGAGGAGGAGATTCGGCGAAGCGACACCGCCGACGATCTACTCACTCGCCTCGCCTACCGCGGAGCGGATTTGCTGGTGGAGACTATGACCGCGTTGGATAACGGCACGGCCGTTGCGACTCCGCAGCCGGAAAAAGGCACCTACGCCCCGAAGCTTGCCACCGCAGATGCGCGAGTGGACTGGGCTAAACCCGCAAAGGAGGTCGACCGGCTCATCCGTGCCTACACTCCCGGACCTGGGGCATGGACAACATGGCAAGACGCACGTATCAAGGTCGGCCCCGTAACCACCACCGACACTAAGCAGTTGCAACCGGGACACGTACAGGTTGGCAGAAGCTCGGTGGTTGTGGGCACAGGGTCTTTCGATGTCGTGCTCGGATTGATCCAGCCGCCGGGAAAGAAGATGATGGAGGCCAACGCATGGGTGCGAGGTTTGGCCGCAGATGTAGTGGATGAGGGAGTGGTCTTTGAATGA
- the def gene encoding peptide deformylase: MAVREVKMFGDPVLSTAASPVKDFGKSLQRLVDDMLDTMDEAGGVGLAANQIGFALRVFVFDCHNLRGHVINPVWHARGEQLQTGIEGCLSVPGVRGPVTRHNDVVCTGWDALGRPLAIRGSGLLARCIQHEVDHLDGIMFMRRMESDVRKEAMAKIRAADWWKEK; the protein is encoded by the coding sequence ATGGCAGTGCGCGAAGTGAAAATGTTCGGCGACCCGGTTCTTTCTACCGCGGCAAGCCCTGTCAAGGACTTTGGTAAGTCGCTGCAGCGCCTCGTCGACGACATGCTGGACACGATGGATGAAGCTGGCGGCGTCGGCCTGGCAGCTAACCAGATCGGGTTTGCGTTGCGCGTCTTCGTCTTTGATTGCCACAACCTTCGGGGACATGTGATCAACCCGGTGTGGCATGCTCGTGGGGAGCAGCTGCAGACAGGGATCGAAGGGTGTCTGTCGGTGCCTGGTGTGAGGGGCCCGGTGACCCGCCACAACGACGTAGTGTGTACGGGTTGGGATGCATTGGGCAGGCCGCTTGCCATCCGCGGAAGCGGCTTGTTGGCCCGCTGTATCCAACATGAGGTCGACCATCTGGACGGAATCATGTTTATGCGCCGGATGGAATCGGATGTGCGCAAGGAAGCAATGGCGAAGATTCGCGCCGCTGATTGGTGGAAGGAAAAATAA
- a CDS encoding primosomal protein N', which translates to MSSSSGAEPAAELPVARLLPLLGLAHLDREFDYLVTQKDSEAAQPGVRVRIRFGGRLVDAIVTSRESTSEHEGTLRFIERVISPAVVAPENVRSLVDALAQRYAGIRSDIYRSAIPARHVKAEETDRSSPWESLGQATEPDLSAWTGYEFGQSFVDAVVAGKLARAAWQIAPGERWAGAVAALAAKVAIDGGGALIVVPDQRDVDACEQALREVVGPRQITVLTSAQGPQARYSRYLSILCGQGRLVVGTRSAAFAPVQNLKLMVLLHDGDDNLVDPRAPYVHAREVMTTRCALEKVSLLIGAHSRTAEVQLLVESGWMHELVAPREVLRVRGPLIRAAGDSAFALERDPRAGQARLPSVAFQVATQALRRGAPVLFQVPRTGYVRSLACGQCRTPARCRWCNGPLSLPHGGEAAAPSCGWCGRVDPAHVCPVCGSRRLRAVVLGTERTAEELGRAFPRTKVRTSWGERILDSVPREAMIVVATPGAEPRVAEGGYGAAVLLDTWALLARPDLRAVEDAFEKWCAAATLVEKRGDGGEVIVVADPALAPVQHLIRWDVVGHAALELEQRREARFPPAVHVAVVDGPRAALEDFFAHTQLPEHAEKLGPVDMPAGVDVPGEWDRPTYGHAQRMLVRSPLARRAELGRALRIGMVNRATRKQDLPLRIQVDPVDIG; encoded by the coding sequence ATGTCGAGTTCGTCTGGGGCGGAGCCTGCGGCTGAGCTGCCCGTCGCGCGCCTGCTTCCCCTTTTGGGCCTCGCTCACCTTGACCGTGAGTTCGACTATCTGGTCACGCAGAAGGATTCTGAGGCAGCGCAGCCGGGGGTCAGGGTACGCATCCGCTTTGGTGGTCGGCTCGTTGACGCCATCGTTACTTCCCGCGAGTCGACCTCCGAGCACGAGGGCACGCTGCGCTTCATTGAGCGTGTGATTAGTCCGGCCGTCGTGGCGCCGGAGAATGTGCGTTCGCTTGTCGACGCCCTCGCTCAGCGCTACGCCGGTATCCGCAGCGACATCTACCGCAGCGCGATCCCGGCGCGTCACGTGAAGGCGGAGGAAACGGATCGTTCGAGCCCGTGGGAGAGTTTAGGGCAGGCAACAGAGCCTGATTTGTCTGCGTGGACGGGCTACGAGTTCGGGCAGTCCTTTGTTGATGCTGTGGTGGCTGGGAAGTTGGCTCGCGCCGCGTGGCAGATCGCCCCGGGGGAAAGGTGGGCAGGTGCGGTGGCGGCTTTAGCGGCGAAGGTCGCTATCGATGGTGGCGGCGCTTTAATAGTTGTGCCAGATCAACGTGACGTGGACGCCTGCGAGCAGGCACTGCGTGAGGTGGTGGGCCCACGCCAAATTACGGTCCTGACTTCCGCGCAGGGTCCGCAGGCGCGTTATTCTCGCTACCTGTCAATTCTGTGTGGGCAGGGACGACTTGTCGTTGGCACACGCTCAGCGGCTTTCGCGCCGGTGCAGAATTTAAAGTTGATGGTGTTGCTTCACGACGGCGACGATAACCTCGTCGACCCCCGTGCCCCTTATGTTCATGCGCGCGAAGTGATGACTACTCGTTGCGCGTTGGAAAAGGTTTCACTTCTCATTGGCGCTCACTCGCGCACCGCGGAGGTGCAGCTCCTGGTGGAATCCGGGTGGATGCACGAACTCGTGGCGCCGCGGGAGGTGTTACGTGTTCGGGGGCCGTTGATTCGCGCCGCCGGAGATTCCGCTTTCGCGTTGGAACGCGACCCGCGGGCAGGTCAGGCGCGTTTGCCTTCGGTGGCTTTTCAGGTGGCCACTCAAGCTCTCAGGCGGGGTGCCCCGGTGCTGTTCCAGGTCCCGCGAACTGGGTATGTGCGTTCGCTTGCCTGCGGGCAGTGCCGCACCCCTGCCCGCTGCCGCTGGTGCAACGGTCCGTTGAGTCTTCCTCACGGCGGCGAGGCAGCCGCACCTTCGTGCGGCTGGTGCGGGCGTGTCGATCCCGCGCACGTGTGCCCGGTGTGCGGTTCGCGCCGGCTGCGCGCCGTGGTGCTCGGCACTGAACGCACCGCAGAGGAGCTGGGGCGCGCCTTTCCACGTACGAAGGTGCGCACCTCGTGGGGAGAGCGCATCCTCGACTCTGTGCCGCGCGAGGCGATGATCGTTGTGGCAACTCCGGGTGCGGAGCCTCGGGTGGCTGAGGGCGGCTACGGTGCGGCCGTGTTGTTGGACACGTGGGCGCTGCTTGCGCGGCCTGATTTGCGGGCGGTAGAAGATGCCTTTGAAAAGTGGTGTGCGGCGGCGACTCTCGTGGAAAAACGCGGCGACGGCGGTGAAGTCATTGTGGTTGCTGACCCGGCTCTTGCCCCGGTGCAGCATTTGATTCGGTGGGATGTGGTGGGGCACGCTGCCCTTGAGTTGGAGCAGCGCCGCGAGGCCCGCTTTCCGCCGGCGGTACACGTCGCGGTCGTTGATGGGCCCCGCGCCGCGCTGGAGGATTTCTTCGCCCACACACAGTTGCCCGAACACGCCGAGAAACTTGGGCCCGTGGACATGCCGGCCGGTGTTGATGTGCCGGGGGAGTGGGACAGGCCCACCTATGGTCACGCGCAGCGGATGCTGGTGCGAAGCCCCTTGGCACGGCGTGCGGAGTTGGGTCGTGCGTTGCGGATCGGCATGGTCAACCGGGCGACGCGCAAACAGGACTTGCCGCTTCGTATTCAGGTGGATCCCGTCGACATTGGATAG
- the metK gene encoding methionine adenosyltransferase, with amino-acid sequence MTTSNYHRLFTSESVTEGHPDKICDAISDAILDDILRQDKHARVAVETLVTTGQVHVVGEVSTTAYSNISAIVRNKLLDIGFTSSFVGFDGRSCGVNVAIGEQSEEIAKGVDVSQEHREDGSTEENDLAGAGDQGLMFGYATNETPEYMPLPIATAHRLARRLTQVRKEEILPQLRPDGKTQVTFAYEGDVPVRIDTIVISTQHVEEFTGRELEDAIRKHVVDWVIENADLGRYCDAETKLLVNPSGSFTVGGPMGDAGLTGRKIIVDTYGGMARHGGGAFSGKDPSKVDRSGAYAMRWVAKNVVAAGLAQRVEIQVAYAIGRATPVGLYVETFGTAAEGLSDEAIQQAVEKVFDLRPAAIIDELDLLRPIYGPTAAYGHFGRTDLDLPWERLDRVDKLREAAGLA; translated from the coding sequence TTGACAACCTCGAACTACCACCGTTTGTTTACAAGCGAATCCGTCACCGAGGGACACCCGGACAAGATTTGCGACGCCATCTCCGACGCGATCCTTGATGACATTCTCCGCCAGGACAAGCATGCTCGCGTCGCGGTGGAAACACTCGTGACCACCGGCCAGGTCCACGTCGTCGGAGAAGTCTCCACCACCGCGTACTCCAACATTTCTGCGATCGTGCGCAACAAACTTCTCGATATCGGTTTTACCTCCTCCTTTGTCGGATTCGACGGCCGCTCCTGCGGAGTCAACGTCGCGATAGGCGAACAATCGGAGGAAATTGCGAAAGGCGTCGACGTCTCCCAAGAGCACCGCGAGGACGGCTCCACCGAGGAAAACGACTTGGCGGGCGCGGGCGACCAGGGTCTGATGTTCGGTTATGCCACCAACGAAACCCCCGAGTACATGCCGTTGCCGATTGCTACCGCGCACCGCCTCGCGCGCCGTTTGACTCAGGTTCGCAAGGAGGAGATTTTGCCGCAGTTGCGTCCCGACGGCAAAACCCAGGTCACCTTCGCCTACGAGGGTGATGTCCCAGTGCGCATCGACACTATCGTCATCTCTACGCAGCACGTGGAGGAGTTCACGGGGCGGGAGCTAGAAGATGCCATCAGGAAGCATGTGGTGGACTGGGTCATCGAGAACGCAGATCTGGGCCGCTACTGCGACGCAGAGACGAAGCTTTTGGTCAACCCCTCCGGTTCTTTTACTGTTGGTGGCCCGATGGGGGATGCCGGACTGACGGGCCGCAAGATCATCGTGGACACGTACGGTGGCATGGCCCGCCATGGCGGTGGCGCTTTTTCGGGCAAGGATCCATCGAAGGTGGACCGCTCCGGCGCCTACGCAATGCGGTGGGTGGCGAAAAACGTCGTGGCCGCCGGGTTGGCGCAGCGGGTGGAAATTCAGGTTGCCTATGCAATCGGGCGCGCCACACCGGTCGGGTTGTATGTGGAGACGTTCGGCACCGCAGCCGAGGGACTTTCCGATGAGGCGATTCAGCAGGCGGTAGAAAAGGTCTTTGATTTGCGTCCAGCCGCGATCATCGACGAGCTTGACTTGCTGCGACCGATCTACGGGCCCACTGCTGCTTATGGTCACTTTGGCCGCACCGACCTTGATTTGCCCTGGGAGAGGCTTGATCGCGTAGACAAGCTGCGCGAGGCCGCCGGTTTGGCATAG